A region from the Luteolibacter flavescens genome encodes:
- a CDS encoding ABC transporter ATP-binding protein: MPETPHSPPPLEVSAVVKSFSQGTTEVRALDGTELSVAAGEFVAIMGASGSGKSTLLHVMAGLAGVDSGSVRVEGKDLATMKDAVLTRFRRDRIGLVFQAFNLIPVLTAEDNVRLPVMDQPGSLEKARKLLDKLGLQARRHHKPDALSGGEQQRVAIARALVSDPAIILADEPTGSLDSATGQELCRLLRGLSSDEGRTIVMVTHEPAVAMWADRIVVLRDGRRLAEFATPAGHDPEAVALAYQHALHAPAGS; this comes from the coding sequence ATGCCCGAAACCCCGCATTCGCCACCTCCGCTCGAAGTCTCGGCCGTCGTGAAAAGCTTCAGCCAGGGGACGACGGAAGTCCGCGCGCTGGATGGTACGGAGCTGAGCGTGGCTGCCGGTGAATTCGTCGCCATCATGGGGGCCTCGGGCTCGGGCAAGAGCACGCTGCTCCACGTGATGGCGGGCCTCGCGGGCGTGGACTCCGGGTCCGTGCGGGTGGAAGGAAAGGATCTCGCCACGATGAAGGACGCGGTGCTGACGCGCTTCCGCCGCGACCGCATCGGCCTCGTTTTCCAAGCCTTCAACCTGATACCGGTGCTGACCGCCGAGGACAACGTGCGGCTGCCCGTGATGGACCAGCCTGGCTCGCTGGAAAAGGCGCGGAAGCTATTGGACAAGCTCGGGCTCCAGGCGCGGCGACACCACAAGCCGGACGCGCTCTCCGGCGGGGAGCAGCAGCGCGTGGCGATCGCGCGGGCATTGGTGTCCGATCCCGCGATCATCCTCGCGGACGAGCCGACCGGCAGCCTGGACTCGGCCACGGGCCAGGAGCTGTGCCGCCTGCTGCGCGGGCTTTCATCAGACGAGGGCCGCACGATCGTGATGGTCACGCACGAGCCCGCGGTGGCGATGTGGGCGGACCGCATCGTGGTGCTGCGGGACGGGCGGCGCCTCGCGGAATTCGCCACGCCTGCCGGGCATGATCCGGAGGCCGTGGCGCTCGCCTACCAACACGCACTGCACGCCCCCGCGGGATCATGA
- a CDS encoding RICIN domain-containing protein: MTQTARRLIATAALVLTGITTAHAGWWQETFFEGFDAPLDTSKWYIYDSVGHAGNGLRKPSAVTVSDSMLNITAKMVNGQLVSGGIATTQNFQYGRFEFRVRTLQTADDRTSGVVLTWPISDNWPAEGENDIYETMTDGDRPHFETNIHYLDATSTHHAWKRTYPAAPAWQWWTVAMDWTPDSIKIYRKQENAPFRPDELPIAVLDDPSRVPDYLHRLCIQLDAYYPTMTGEALMQVAWARVYQWNPNATPPSIQPPAIVDGGIYRISPYLATHRCLEVPLDQYADGTGLVNYDYYDLLNQLWLITDDGGGYWRFSPLSSPDKALDVNGGASADGTKVQIWTHNTSSAQRWKIYHTGGGWFQFKPQCAPSSVLSLKLGNTANNNPYYLWTDHDTDPQYFHMQLFGVE, from the coding sequence ATGACACAAACGGCACGCCGCCTCATCGCGACGGCGGCGCTCGTCCTCACCGGCATCACCACCGCACACGCGGGCTGGTGGCAGGAGACCTTCTTCGAAGGCTTCGACGCACCGCTCGATACCAGCAAATGGTACATCTACGACAGCGTCGGCCACGCGGGCAATGGCCTGCGCAAGCCGAGCGCCGTCACCGTCTCCGACAGCATGCTCAACATCACCGCGAAGATGGTGAATGGCCAGCTCGTCAGCGGCGGCATCGCCACGACGCAGAACTTCCAATACGGTCGCTTCGAATTCCGCGTCCGCACGCTGCAGACCGCGGACGACCGCACCAGCGGCGTCGTGCTCACCTGGCCCATCTCCGACAACTGGCCCGCCGAGGGCGAGAACGACATCTACGAGACGATGACCGACGGGGATCGGCCACACTTCGAGACGAACATCCACTACCTCGACGCCACCAGCACCCACCACGCCTGGAAGCGGACCTATCCCGCCGCACCCGCATGGCAGTGGTGGACCGTCGCCATGGACTGGACGCCCGACAGCATCAAGATCTACCGCAAGCAGGAGAATGCTCCCTTCCGCCCGGACGAGCTGCCCATCGCCGTGCTGGATGATCCCTCGCGCGTGCCCGACTACTTGCACCGTCTCTGCATCCAGCTCGATGCCTACTACCCCACCATGACAGGCGAGGCCCTCATGCAGGTGGCCTGGGCACGCGTCTATCAGTGGAATCCGAATGCCACCCCGCCATCCATCCAGCCGCCCGCGATCGTGGACGGTGGCATCTACCGCATCTCACCCTACCTCGCCACGCACCGCTGTCTCGAAGTACCGCTCGACCAGTATGCCGACGGCACCGGCCTGGTGAACTACGACTACTACGACCTGCTCAACCAGCTTTGGCTCATCACCGACGATGGCGGCGGCTACTGGCGCTTCAGCCCGCTCAGTTCCCCGGACAAGGCGCTCGACGTGAATGGCGGCGCCTCCGCTGACGGAACCAAGGTCCAAATCTGGACGCACAATACCAGCAGTGCCCAGCGCTGGAAGATCTACCACACCGGCGGTGGCTGGTTCCAATTCAAGCCCCAATGCGCCCCCTCCAGCGTCCTCTCGCTGAAACTGGGCAACACCGCGAACAACAACCCCTACTACCTCTGGACGGACCACGATACCGATCCGCAGTACTTCCACATGCAGCTCTTCGGCGTGGAATAA
- a CDS encoding ABC transporter permease — MSTPLRLAAAWVREHPLRIALTSLATAAAAAMVIWVVSGYDAMLGSFDKYSDLALGRYPLSVAPIQHFSQQAPGAIPSHAEKHVPVEVLAGLRSDPAVAAADPMWALREKVTPHVPEGGEVIPWRRLPDARLLATDAPAPPFDLVAGRWIDPARADIMEAAMSVAAARGMGLDVGGEVVIGSGEKSRRLLVVGLVDTPGVDGWSATVAGSQLLTPSVGGVFVPTALAESLTGRKAEISFIGVSLREDADLTKFRYAWSPRLAALSTPSQFQEAHDIEEALDESASADNVRMQARMATVVSMLAALFIIFSTLNMGVGERVRQLAILRAVALTRSQVGVIVLIEGLLLGTIGFVAGCAVGKVLMTLAVESAPDLFEEGAVVGRNSILLAAACSYGGALLASLWPAVRAMRVRPVDAMAPPVAAVERGISWQPVMAGLLLLAVYPVLAHGIDHDDGRPFVFFMLAGLASLAAGFLLLAPAIVRLVDRFGGPVVARVLMVPRELLASRLSGNLGRTVSTAFAMTVGLGLYTGIQVWGHTMLSGFLPGAWAPDALVGFRPGGIPFEDAEKVASFPGVEKSLPVIVEQPRLKEDLTHSAERATVVRQDNVVMVGIDPARAFGGDDPLIPFEWVAGDRDEAIRLMGESRACLVPDHFLREARLQVGDSFELVPPESPETPVRYTIAGAVKMPGWHWQTKPTGMRTRTHRSAALVFADLTRVAEDFRFQAASHAWIDYDESSTNADALAAAARDLLASSLGREVVIGEARNDEPYVQVHTIADIRALVHGHATAWLWVLSRLPLVILIITAVGVLNALLASVRSSRWETGILRAVGITRGTIVRLVLAEGLLIGLVACAVSLAFGIMAGWCGAGISRHVSFFGGMTQALVIPWGPVLAGLGIVLLLSSLAALWPAVFLGRAKPLDLLQQGRGSF; from the coding sequence ATGAGCACTCCGCTACGTCTCGCGGCGGCGTGGGTCCGGGAGCACCCGCTGAGGATCGCGCTCACGTCGCTGGCCACGGCAGCCGCCGCTGCGATGGTGATCTGGGTGGTGAGCGGGTATGATGCGATGCTCGGCTCCTTCGACAAGTATTCCGATCTCGCGCTCGGGCGCTACCCGCTGTCGGTCGCGCCGATCCAGCACTTCAGCCAGCAGGCACCCGGCGCGATTCCTTCCCACGCCGAGAAGCACGTGCCGGTGGAAGTGCTGGCCGGACTGCGCTCGGACCCCGCGGTGGCCGCGGCCGACCCGATGTGGGCGCTGCGCGAGAAGGTGACGCCCCACGTCCCGGAAGGCGGCGAGGTCATCCCGTGGCGTCGCCTGCCGGATGCGCGACTGCTCGCCACGGATGCCCCTGCCCCGCCCTTCGATCTCGTGGCGGGGCGCTGGATTGATCCGGCCCGGGCGGATATCATGGAAGCGGCGATGAGCGTGGCCGCCGCGCGCGGCATGGGGCTGGACGTGGGGGGCGAGGTGGTCATCGGCAGCGGGGAGAAATCGCGGCGGCTGCTCGTGGTCGGCCTCGTCGATACCCCGGGCGTGGACGGATGGAGCGCGACGGTGGCGGGGTCACAATTGCTCACGCCATCGGTGGGAGGTGTTTTCGTGCCGACCGCGCTGGCGGAGAGCCTGACGGGCCGCAAGGCGGAGATCAGCTTCATCGGCGTGAGCCTGCGGGAAGATGCTGACCTCACGAAATTCCGCTACGCTTGGTCGCCGAGGCTGGCCGCGCTTTCCACGCCTAGCCAGTTCCAGGAAGCGCACGACATCGAGGAAGCGCTGGATGAAAGCGCGTCCGCGGACAACGTGCGGATGCAGGCACGGATGGCCACGGTGGTGTCCATGCTGGCGGCGCTCTTCATCATCTTCAGCACGCTGAATATGGGCGTGGGCGAGCGCGTGCGGCAGCTCGCGATCCTGCGGGCGGTGGCGCTCACGCGTTCGCAGGTTGGCGTCATCGTGCTCATCGAGGGGCTGCTGCTCGGGACCATCGGCTTCGTCGCCGGATGCGCGGTGGGGAAGGTGCTGATGACGCTCGCCGTGGAGTCCGCGCCGGATCTCTTTGAGGAAGGCGCGGTGGTGGGGAGGAATAGCATCCTGCTCGCGGCGGCGTGTTCCTACGGGGGTGCATTGCTTGCCTCTCTGTGGCCTGCCGTGCGGGCGATGCGGGTGCGCCCGGTGGATGCGATGGCCCCGCCGGTGGCCGCGGTGGAACGCGGGATCTCGTGGCAACCCGTGATGGCCGGACTGCTGCTGCTAGCCGTGTATCCGGTGCTGGCCCACGGCATCGACCACGATGACGGGCGGCCCTTCGTTTTCTTCATGCTCGCGGGACTGGCCTCGCTCGCCGCGGGATTCCTGCTGCTGGCCCCGGCGATCGTGCGACTGGTGGACCGCTTCGGCGGACCGGTGGTGGCGAGGGTGCTGATGGTACCCCGCGAGCTGCTGGCGAGCCGGCTTTCCGGGAATCTCGGGCGCACGGTGTCCACGGCATTTGCGATGACGGTGGGGCTGGGTCTCTACACCGGCATCCAGGTGTGGGGGCACACGATGCTGAGCGGCTTCCTGCCCGGCGCGTGGGCACCGGATGCGCTGGTCGGCTTCCGGCCGGGCGGCATTCCCTTCGAGGATGCGGAGAAGGTCGCGTCATTTCCCGGCGTGGAGAAGAGCCTGCCGGTCATCGTCGAGCAGCCGCGGCTGAAGGAAGATCTCACCCACAGCGCGGAGCGGGCGACCGTGGTGAGACAGGACAACGTGGTGATGGTGGGCATCGATCCCGCGCGGGCCTTTGGCGGGGATGATCCACTGATCCCCTTCGAGTGGGTGGCGGGCGATCGCGACGAGGCCATCCGGCTCATGGGTGAATCCCGCGCGTGCCTGGTGCCGGATCACTTCCTGCGCGAGGCGAGGCTGCAGGTGGGCGACTCCTTCGAACTCGTCCCGCCGGAAAGCCCGGAGACTCCCGTGCGCTACACCATCGCTGGCGCGGTCAAGATGCCCGGCTGGCACTGGCAGACGAAGCCCACGGGCATGCGAACCCGCACGCACCGGTCCGCGGCGCTGGTCTTCGCGGACCTGACGCGCGTCGCGGAGGACTTCCGCTTCCAAGCCGCCTCGCACGCCTGGATCGACTACGATGAATCTAGTACCAATGCCGACGCCCTTGCCGCGGCGGCGCGCGATCTCCTCGCTTCCTCTCTCGGGCGGGAAGTCGTCATTGGTGAAGCGCGGAATGACGAACCCTACGTGCAGGTCCACACTATCGCCGACATCCGCGCGCTGGTCCACGGGCACGCCACTGCCTGGCTGTGGGTGCTGAGCCGGCTGCCGCTGGTGATCCTCATCATCACCGCGGTAGGGGTGCTGAATGCGCTGCTGGCTTCGGTGCGGTCAAGCCGGTGGGAGACCGGCATCCTCCGGGCGGTGGGCATCACGCGCGGCACCATCGTGCGGCTGGTGCTGGCAGAGGGCCTGCTGATCGGCTTGGTGGCCTGCGCCGTCAGCCTCGCCTTCGGCATCATGGCCGGCTGGTGCGGCGCTGGCATCTCACGGCACGTGAGTTTCTTCGGTGGCATGACGCAAGCACTCGTCATCCCCTGGGGCCCGGTCCTCGCCGGGCTCGGAATCGTCCTCCTGCTCTCCTCGCTGGCCGCCCTGTGGCCCGCGGTCTTCCTCGGCCGGGCGAAGCCGCTGGATCTGCTGCAGCAGGGGAGAGGCTCTTTCTGA
- a CDS encoding TonB-dependent siderophore receptor, with protein MKQTRNNPTPSRVAMLLAAGFTTVTVSAQTTPAREPDATTNLSQLVVTADNSQLRYRELSSSAALFADTPLLETPFSVSVFNQQLIEDQRAFSLKEVLENEPSVAVQMPGGFYGTQNLSLRGFTVDNFNGYRVDGLPMIQTVSPYLDDKSRVEVLKGPAALRYGFMPPGGAINLVRKRPTEELSTSLQFDVNTFGRMYSQLDVSDTVANGQFGYRLVLAGDEFDSFYDNAGGDRQMGSLFTQWKPTETVTIWSSLSTQDLTRNGYYGPMISANGLVLDTGVKTNIMQDWARNEQESYDVAIGADIDFNEDWKLRASVNYQESDRESRLSYPYSVQDDGTYTEGALLTNGPFEWDSWGAHVHLQGTFNTGSLQHDIVIGSQYRSYDSYGERSFPDVGPNDAYRPVPLPIPAPGPWRAIDFEYEELGFFVTDTIKFTEQWSAMLGARYGRYENTYPSDPASNDTVSDWSPTAALMYAPVEQVHAYLTYTKGLQDGGFAGRTAANAFAPLGVQESEQVELGVKTDWCDGRFSGELAVFQIEQDLAMIDPVSNIAALSGLQRHRGVELALRGRITDEWQAGVATMLLDAEQVDTGSVLTSGRTPQYVPEYQVNLWSVLDIPQVPGLALTAGVRFVDGQYLDQQEQFKTGSYSVVDVGARYKFRAADTDWTLRVNVQNLLDERYYESGEFYPGDAGYLAYGSPIGANFSVKVDF; from the coding sequence ATGAAACAGACAAGAAACAACCCAACCCCGTCCCGCGTGGCGATGCTGCTGGCTGCCGGCTTCACCACCGTCACCGTGTCCGCCCAGACGACTCCGGCCAGAGAGCCCGATGCCACCACGAATCTCTCCCAGCTCGTGGTGACGGCGGATAATTCCCAGCTCCGCTATCGCGAGCTTTCCTCGTCCGCCGCACTCTTCGCGGACACGCCGCTGCTCGAGACGCCTTTCAGCGTGAGCGTTTTCAACCAGCAACTGATCGAGGACCAACGCGCCTTCTCGCTGAAGGAAGTGCTCGAGAACGAGCCGAGCGTGGCGGTGCAGATGCCGGGTGGCTTCTACGGAACGCAGAATCTCTCGCTGCGCGGCTTCACCGTGGACAACTTCAATGGCTACCGTGTCGATGGCCTGCCGATGATCCAGACGGTCTCGCCGTATCTGGACGACAAGTCCCGCGTGGAGGTGCTGAAGGGACCCGCGGCCCTCCGCTACGGATTCATGCCGCCCGGCGGTGCGATCAACCTGGTGCGCAAGCGCCCGACCGAGGAACTCTCGACGAGCCTGCAATTCGACGTGAACACCTTCGGCCGGATGTATTCGCAGCTCGATGTGAGCGACACGGTGGCGAACGGGCAATTCGGCTACCGCCTGGTGCTCGCGGGCGACGAGTTCGACAGCTTCTACGACAATGCCGGCGGAGACCGTCAGATGGGCTCGCTCTTCACACAGTGGAAGCCGACGGAGACGGTCACCATCTGGTCCTCGCTCAGCACGCAGGACCTCACGCGCAACGGCTACTACGGCCCGATGATCTCGGCGAATGGCCTGGTGCTGGATACCGGCGTGAAGACGAACATCATGCAGGACTGGGCGCGCAACGAGCAGGAGAGCTACGACGTGGCAATCGGTGCGGACATCGATTTCAACGAGGACTGGAAGCTGCGTGCCTCCGTGAACTACCAGGAGTCCGACCGCGAGTCGCGCCTGAGCTACCCCTACTCGGTGCAGGATGACGGCACCTACACGGAAGGCGCGCTGTTGACGAACGGGCCCTTCGAGTGGGACTCGTGGGGTGCGCACGTCCACCTGCAGGGCACTTTCAACACCGGCAGCCTGCAGCACGACATCGTGATCGGCTCACAATACCGCTCCTACGACAGCTACGGTGAACGCAGCTTTCCCGACGTGGGTCCGAACGATGCCTACCGTCCCGTGCCGCTGCCGATCCCGGCTCCGGGCCCGTGGCGCGCGATCGATTTCGAATACGAGGAACTCGGCTTCTTCGTCACGGACACCATCAAGTTCACCGAGCAATGGTCCGCGATGCTCGGCGCCCGCTATGGCCGGTATGAGAATACCTACCCGAGCGACCCGGCGTCGAATGACACCGTCAGCGACTGGTCTCCCACCGCGGCACTGATGTACGCGCCGGTGGAGCAGGTGCATGCCTACCTCACCTACACGAAGGGCCTGCAAGACGGCGGCTTCGCGGGACGCACCGCGGCCAATGCCTTCGCGCCGCTGGGCGTGCAGGAGTCCGAGCAGGTCGAGCTGGGCGTGAAGACCGACTGGTGCGACGGGCGCTTCTCCGGCGAGCTGGCCGTGTTCCAGATCGAGCAGGATCTCGCGATGATCGACCCCGTCTCGAACATCGCCGCTCTCAGCGGACTCCAGCGCCACCGCGGCGTGGAACTCGCCCTGCGCGGACGCATCACGGACGAGTGGCAGGCAGGCGTCGCCACCATGCTGCTGGATGCCGAGCAGGTGGATACCGGCAGCGTGCTGACCTCCGGCCGCACGCCGCAGTACGTGCCCGAGTACCAGGTGAACCTGTGGTCCGTGCTGGACATCCCGCAGGTGCCGGGGCTGGCACTCACCGCGGGCGTGCGCTTCGTGGACGGCCAGTATCTGGACCAGCAGGAGCAGTTCAAGACTGGCAGCTACTCTGTGGTGGACGTGGGTGCGCGCTACAAGTTCCGCGCGGCGGACACCGACTGGACACTGCGCGTGAACGTGCAGAACCTGCTCGACGAGCGCTACTACGAGTCCGGCGAATTCTACCCCGGCGACGCAGGCTATCTGGCCTACGGTTCACCCATCGGAGCGAATTTCTCCGTGAAGGTGGACTTCTGA
- a CDS encoding alpha/beta hydrolase: MKKLLLLAAMFIAPLHAAESWDEREVAHGKIHVHTYEAKSLGKERECVVYTPPGYEDSDQRYPLLVLNHGRGENNRTWTEKGKAHVIYDNLIAEGKAVPAVILMIDGHQPFKDDGTNHHAQAMRAFRSELMEDAIPLVEQSYRLLSGPANRAIAGLSMGGRQALESGLEHADKFAWIGVFSPALPPGGDAYVEKFKQAETYNRAFKLLWIGCGKDDPVLGRVTPHLAALNEARIKHEWHLSDGVHDFELWRVHLVAFSQRIFR; encoded by the coding sequence GTGAAAAAGCTCCTCCTGCTCGCCGCCATGTTCATCGCGCCGCTGCACGCGGCAGAATCCTGGGATGAAAGGGAGGTCGCCCATGGCAAGATCCACGTCCACACCTACGAGGCGAAGTCGCTCGGAAAGGAGCGCGAGTGTGTGGTCTACACGCCGCCGGGCTACGAGGACTCGGATCAGCGCTACCCTCTGCTCGTGCTGAACCACGGGCGCGGCGAGAACAACCGGACGTGGACGGAGAAGGGGAAGGCCCACGTGATTTACGACAACCTGATCGCCGAGGGAAAGGCAGTGCCCGCCGTGATCCTCATGATCGACGGTCATCAGCCCTTCAAGGACGACGGCACCAATCACCATGCGCAGGCAATGCGCGCTTTCCGCAGCGAACTGATGGAGGATGCGATCCCGCTGGTGGAGCAGAGCTATCGATTGCTGTCCGGCCCGGCGAACCGCGCGATCGCGGGGCTGAGCATGGGAGGTCGCCAGGCGCTCGAGAGCGGTCTGGAGCATGCGGACAAGTTTGCCTGGATCGGTGTCTTCAGCCCCGCCTTGCCACCGGGCGGCGATGCCTATGTGGAGAAGTTCAAGCAGGCGGAGACCTACAACCGCGCCTTCAAGCTGCTGTGGATAGGCTGCGGAAAGGATGATCCGGTGCTGGGCCGCGTAACCCCGCATCTGGCCGCGCTGAATGAAGCACGTATCAAGCACGAGTGGCACCTGAGCGATGGTGTTCATGACTTCGAGCTTTGGCGGGTTCACCTCGTCGCCTTCTCGCAGAGGATCTTCCGCTGA
- a CDS encoding DUF4198 domain-containing protein gives MIRPRLTPLAAGLALLLLSPATHAHRLWLVASTTVLSGTGQHIAVEGAISNDLFFPNHLSLPLAATTATSPSGKKLELLSPAEGKIRTSFELKLDETGTYRIATINDMMFLSWKEGGETRHARGTPAEMDKRDLTKLEGVELSRWISRVETVVTCGEPTPLKPTGEGIEFEFISHPNDLFHGETSTFRLLRDGKPLPETKVAVVKGDDRFRDEVGELTITSDAEGLVKVAWPSAGRFWLSAEAEQKPGEYKGKPLERGAAYFLTLDVLPQ, from the coding sequence ATGATTCGCCCACGACTTACCCCGCTCGCTGCCGGCCTTGCCCTTCTCCTGCTTTCGCCTGCGACTCACGCGCATCGCCTGTGGCTGGTGGCGTCCACCACGGTTCTGTCGGGCACGGGCCAGCATATCGCCGTGGAGGGTGCGATCTCGAATGACCTCTTCTTCCCGAATCATCTCTCGCTGCCGCTGGCGGCGACGACCGCGACTTCTCCGAGCGGGAAGAAGCTGGAGCTGCTGAGCCCGGCGGAAGGGAAGATCCGCACGTCCTTCGAGCTGAAGCTGGACGAGACCGGGACCTACCGGATCGCGACGATCAATGACATGATGTTCCTGAGCTGGAAGGAAGGCGGCGAGACCCGCCACGCCCGCGGAACGCCTGCCGAGATGGACAAGCGGGACCTGACAAAGCTGGAAGGCGTGGAGCTGTCCCGCTGGATCAGCCGCGTGGAGACCGTCGTCACCTGTGGCGAGCCGACTCCGCTGAAGCCGACGGGCGAGGGCATCGAGTTCGAGTTCATCTCGCACCCGAACGACCTCTTCCACGGCGAGACCTCCACCTTCCGCCTCCTGCGGGACGGCAAGCCGTTGCCGGAGACGAAGGTCGCGGTGGTGAAGGGCGACGACCGCTTCCGCGACGAGGTCGGTGAGCTGACCATCACCAGCGATGCGGAGGGGCTGGTGAAAGTCGCATGGCCATCGGCGGGACGTTTCTGGCTTTCCGCGGAAGCGGAGCAAAAGCCCGGCGAATACAAGGGCAAGCCGCTGGAGCGGGGCGCGGCTTACTTCCTGACGCTGGACGTGCTGCCGCAGTGA
- a CDS encoding helix-turn-helix domain-containing protein, producing the protein MAHPSRHRTLPLIVKPIWGHALRASRQVPHRHPYYELFILRGRGTFLSDGQAHHFDGHTGIFIAPGKVHGWELDVSTQGCLIAFGGEMLQSNPHAGDLSSLPFFSFLTSRPLLDIPGCQGEDFDAMRDTIFQEFQGDGEWSSAMLVQMIQLLLVRSARMFPAMFDEQASAPARITQKFLSILAGACPAGRRVQDYAAELELTPHRLIECVKCLTGRTPGELIDDRTMQEANRLLEYTGMTMAEIAYELEFKDPSHFGHFFKRHAGCTPGEARKRLHSQPAAERCMSLAG; encoded by the coding sequence GTGGCACATCCGTCCCGCCACAGGACGCTACCCCTGATCGTGAAGCCGATCTGGGGCCACGCCTTGCGTGCGAGCCGCCAGGTACCCCACCGTCATCCGTACTATGAACTCTTCATCCTCCGCGGGCGTGGCACTTTCCTGAGCGACGGGCAAGCGCATCACTTCGACGGACATACCGGTATCTTCATCGCACCGGGGAAGGTCCACGGCTGGGAGCTGGACGTGAGCACGCAGGGATGCCTCATTGCCTTCGGCGGGGAGATGCTGCAGTCAAATCCCCATGCCGGGGACCTGTCCTCGCTGCCCTTCTTTTCCTTCCTCACCTCCCGGCCCCTGCTGGATATCCCCGGGTGCCAGGGCGAGGACTTCGATGCGATGCGCGACACCATCTTCCAGGAGTTCCAGGGAGACGGCGAGTGGTCGAGCGCCATGCTGGTGCAGATGATCCAGCTCCTGCTGGTGAGGTCGGCGCGGATGTTTCCCGCGATGTTTGACGAGCAGGCGAGCGCACCCGCGCGCATCACGCAGAAGTTCCTCAGCATCCTCGCGGGAGCCTGCCCGGCGGGACGGCGCGTGCAGGACTATGCGGCGGAGCTGGAGCTGACGCCGCATCGCCTGATCGAGTGCGTGAAGTGCCTCACCGGCCGCACACCGGGCGAGCTGATCGATGACCGCACCATGCAGGAGGCGAACCGCCTGCTGGAATACACAGGGATGACGATGGCGGAGATCGCCTATGAACTCGAGTTCAAGGATCCCTCGCACTTCGGGCATTTCTTCAAGCGCCACGCGGGATGCACCCCGGGCGAGGCGCGCAAGAGGCTGCACTCGCAGCCTGCCGCGGAGCGGTGCATGAGCCTGGCGGGCTGA